Proteins encoded within one genomic window of Bacteroides sedimenti:
- a CDS encoding outer membrane beta-barrel protein: protein MKLKKLLFLFILTIIPFNLFCQNDYYITEKSASYGVKIENKGEKKNARYCWIKKNDRYYQYSPDSIKAYGFEKGAYYEAKDILVNDSVRRVFLERILDGELTLYYYRGEDTKTFFIEKDKTSFVELPKVNKKEHKTYKEYLKELTADCPDISDAIYHAVYSKSGLKRLIERYEKCSSSPYPFLKMGLVAGYEIINIDIIDEASDNIKLIDFNKEANPTIGFFIDYPLFYSDFSLYTEPYYVKHSYSCYKIKDNYDVNFYANISSVKAPTLIKYTFPFKRFRPYLNVGGIFAYNFNQKNGYINSTAFGDKIDIIYKDVPLFSKWEMGYSLGAGAEYKLNHRNSLFLNLRYSSLKGLSENNSFNNSIIQVSTGFNF, encoded by the coding sequence ATGAAACTGAAAAAACTACTATTTTTATTCATTCTGACTATCATTCCTTTTAATCTTTTCTGCCAAAACGATTATTACATTACAGAAAAATCAGCCAGTTACGGCGTAAAAATTGAAAATAAAGGTGAAAAGAAAAATGCACGGTATTGTTGGATTAAAAAGAATGATAGGTATTATCAATATTCGCCCGACTCGATAAAAGCTTACGGTTTTGAAAAAGGGGCTTATTATGAAGCAAAAGACATCTTAGTCAATGATTCCGTCAGAAGAGTTTTTCTGGAACGGATATTAGATGGAGAGCTAACACTTTATTATTACAGAGGGGAAGATACAAAAACTTTCTTCATCGAGAAAGATAAAACTTCTTTCGTAGAACTTCCCAAAGTCAACAAAAAAGAACATAAAACGTATAAGGAATACTTAAAGGAATTGACAGCCGACTGTCCAGACATATCAGATGCGATATATCATGCTGTCTACAGTAAATCAGGATTAAAAAGACTGATAGAAAGATACGAAAAATGTAGTAGCAGCCCATACCCATTTTTAAAAATGGGATTAGTGGCTGGTTATGAAATAATCAACATTGATATTATAGATGAAGCATCCGACAATATAAAGTTAATAGACTTCAACAAAGAGGCAAATCCAACTATTGGATTTTTTATTGACTACCCTCTCTTTTATAGTGATTTTAGTCTTTATACAGAACCTTATTATGTGAAACATAGCTATTCTTGCTATAAGATAAAAGACAATTATGATGTTAATTTCTATGCTAATATTTCTTCCGTAAAGGCTCCGACTTTGATAAAATACACTTTCCCTTTTAAAAGATTTCGGCCATATTTAAATGTAGGAGGTATATTTGCTTATAACTTCAATCAGAAGAACGGTTACATTAATTCAACTGCATTTGGAGATAAGATTGATATTATCTATAAGGATGTGCCTCTTTTCTCAAAATGGGAAATGGGATATTCATTGGGTGCAGGGGCAGAATATAAACTTAATCATAGAAATTCTCTGTTTCTGAATCTCCGCTATTCTTCCCTGAAGGGTTTATCCGAAAACAACTCGTTTAATAATTCAATCATTCAAGTATCAACAGGTTTTAACTTTTAA
- a CDS encoding ABC transporter permease has protein sequence MIRNYCESALRNLMKRKRFSFINIFGLAIGIASALMILTYVAFEFSFDKFHKKSDRIYRVESTFHEGDVLTDHWASSSFGYGSAMKENLAGIEDYTRIGSLNQPEQIVKYGELCMRENQIAYADPGFFRLFDFELLKGDRRSCLSSPRQVVITERIAKKYFKEEDPIGKILLFTGSSEQLSCEVTGVMKEMPSNSHIHYNFLISYQSLPQYMQEFWYKHEAYTYVLLDSPQRKTEIEKQFPAMAEKFKTEEALRNKKWGVVLIPINDIHLNPQRGYEAETKGNRSAMIALIFAAAAILAIAWINYINLTVARSMERARELGVRRVIGAFRMQLITQFLFEALLINLLALLLALGIIEIILPYFNMLVGRSVSFIVWLTGYWWIVLFLAFAVGVFLSGYYPALVLLNRRPIALLKGRFLDSKAGERTRRVLVVLQYTASMILLCGTLIVFAQLSFMRSQSLGVDTENKLIIKFPGRTEGLETKLEAMKKEINNLPSINKVAFSGSVPGEEVATFLSNHRTADYSKQNRLYEMLTCDAGYIDTYGLKLLAGRGFSEDYGDDVDKLVVNETAARSLGFTSGQEAVGQLVTVECVNKPMQIIGVVKDYHQQALTKNYTPIMLMHKDKLKWLPQHYITIAMNPGNASESVAKIGEIWHRYFPDSSYDYFFLDDFFDHQYRQDKVFGVMIAAFTGLAIFISCLGLWVLVMFSCSTRVKEMGIRKVLGASHLNLFYQLGKKFFLLILIAVTIALPASWFIMQAWLNHYAFHTELRWWFFFLPVVLMLFISFVTVTFQVAKVVYSKPARSLRYE, from the coding sequence ATGATACGTAACTATTGTGAGAGTGCCCTCCGGAATCTGATGAAGCGCAAACGGTTCAGCTTTATCAATATATTCGGTCTGGCTATAGGAATAGCATCTGCTTTGATGATTCTGACGTATGTGGCTTTTGAATTTAGTTTTGATAAGTTTCACAAGAAATCGGACCGTATCTATCGAGTGGAAAGCACTTTTCATGAAGGTGACGTACTTACCGATCATTGGGCAAGCAGCTCTTTTGGTTATGGTTCTGCCATGAAAGAGAATCTGGCAGGCATTGAAGATTATACCCGAATTGGCTCTTTGAATCAGCCCGAACAAATTGTTAAGTACGGAGAGTTGTGCATGCGCGAAAATCAGATTGCATATGCCGACCCAGGTTTTTTCCGCCTTTTTGATTTTGAACTACTCAAAGGAGACCGGAGATCTTGTCTTTCCAGCCCTCGTCAGGTAGTGATAACGGAGCGTATTGCAAAAAAATACTTTAAAGAAGAAGACCCCATCGGTAAAATCCTTCTCTTTACCGGAAGTTCAGAACAGCTATCTTGTGAAGTAACGGGTGTAATGAAAGAGATGCCTTCCAATTCGCACATTCATTATAACTTCCTTATTTCTTACCAGTCTCTTCCTCAGTATATGCAGGAATTTTGGTATAAACATGAAGCATACACATATGTATTGCTCGACTCTCCTCAAAGAAAAACGGAAATTGAAAAACAATTTCCCGCAATGGCCGAGAAATTTAAAACAGAGGAGGCTTTGCGAAATAAAAAATGGGGGGTAGTGCTTATTCCGATAAACGACATTCATCTGAATCCTCAAAGGGGATATGAAGCGGAAACAAAAGGGAACCGTTCGGCAATGATTGCACTTATTTTTGCAGCTGCTGCAATTCTGGCTATTGCCTGGATAAACTATATTAACCTAACGGTGGCGCGCTCAATGGAGCGAGCCAGAGAATTAGGAGTACGAAGGGTTATCGGTGCTTTTCGAATGCAGTTGATTACACAATTTCTGTTTGAGGCATTGCTGATTAATTTGTTAGCCCTTTTGTTGGCACTTGGGATAATTGAAATTATTCTTCCATATTTTAATATGTTGGTAGGGCGTTCTGTTTCCTTCATTGTATGGCTGACAGGTTACTGGTGGATTGTCCTGTTTCTGGCTTTTGCCGTTGGTGTTTTTCTTTCTGGATACTACCCGGCCTTAGTCTTGCTAAATCGCAGGCCAATTGCATTGCTGAAAGGTCGTTTCCTTGACAGTAAGGCAGGAGAAAGAACCCGTAGAGTTCTGGTGGTTTTGCAATATACAGCCTCAATGATTCTACTATGCGGCACTTTGATTGTTTTTGCTCAATTGAGTTTTATGCGCAGCCAGTCATTAGGCGTCGACACAGAAAACAAACTCATTATTAAGTTTCCAGGAAGAACAGAAGGTTTGGAGACTAAACTGGAAGCTATGAAAAAGGAGATAAACAATTTACCGTCAATAAATAAAGTTGCATTCTCGGGTTCTGTTCCCGGAGAAGAAGTGGCAACTTTTCTCTCCAACCACCGTACAGCAGATTATTCGAAACAAAATCGCCTGTATGAGATGCTTACCTGTGATGCAGGATACATTGATACTTACGGATTAAAGTTGCTTGCCGGCAGAGGTTTTTCAGAAGATTATGGAGATGATGTAGACAAATTGGTTGTTAATGAAACGGCAGCCCGCTCTCTTGGGTTTACTTCTGGTCAAGAGGCCGTTGGTCAACTTGTTACGGTGGAATGTGTAAATAAGCCTATGCAGATAATCGGCGTGGTGAAGGACTATCATCAGCAGGCTCTTACAAAGAATTATACCCCTATTATGCTAATGCATAAGGATAAGTTGAAATGGCTTCCGCAGCATTACATAACTATTGCAATGAATCCTGGTAATGCAAGTGAATCAGTTGCTAAGATAGGAGAGATATGGCACCGTTATTTCCCCGATTCCAGCTACGATTATTTCTTTTTAGATGATTTTTTTGACCATCAATACCGGCAGGATAAGGTGTTTGGCGTTATGATAGCAGCTTTTACCGGATTGGCTATCTTTATATCTTGTCTGGGATTATGGGTACTTGTGATGTTCTCCTGCTCCACACGTGTTAAGGAAATGGGTATCCGTAAGGTACTTGGAGCATCTCATCTGAATCTATTCTATCAGTTGGGGAAAAAATTCTTCCTGCTGATTCTGATTGCTGTCACAATAGCTCTTCCAGCGTCCTGGTTTATCATGCAGGCGTGGCTTAATCATTATGCCTTTCATACAGAGCTCCGGTGGTGGTTCTTTTTCCTTCCGGTTGTGCTTATGCTGTTTATCTCTTTTGTAACTGTAACATTCCAGGTAGCCAAAGTGGTGTATAGCAAGCCGGCTCGTTCGTTGCGTTATGAATAA
- a CDS encoding ABC transporter ATP-binding protein — MIKTEKMTMIFTTEEVQTRALNEVSLRVEKGEFVAIMGPSGCGKSTLLNILGTLDLPTSGSYFFDGKQIDKMSENQLTATRKGKIGFIFQSFNLIDELTVFENIELPLIYLKMKSSQRKEKVRQLLGKVGLLHRANHFPQQLSGGQQQRVAIARAVVADCKLLLADEPTGNLDSANGVEVMELLSEQNRQGTTIIIVTHSQRDAMYAHRIVQLLDGQIVAETINRPLSVNFKKEAL, encoded by the coding sequence ATGATTAAAACAGAAAAAATGACGATGATTTTCACTACGGAAGAAGTGCAGACAAGAGCATTGAACGAAGTTTCATTACGAGTGGAGAAAGGAGAATTTGTTGCCATTATGGGACCTTCCGGATGTGGGAAATCAACCTTACTCAATATCCTTGGAACATTAGATTTGCCAACCTCCGGCTCTTATTTCTTTGATGGAAAACAAATTGATAAAATGAGTGAGAACCAGCTTACTGCCACTCGTAAGGGGAAAATAGGCTTTATCTTTCAGAGCTTTAACTTGATTGATGAGTTAACAGTATTCGAAAATATAGAGCTGCCATTGATTTATCTCAAAATGAAATCATCCCAGCGTAAAGAGAAAGTCAGGCAGTTGCTCGGGAAAGTTGGATTGCTGCATCGCGCCAATCATTTTCCGCAACAATTATCGGGTGGTCAGCAGCAGCGTGTTGCCATTGCGCGTGCTGTGGTTGCAGACTGTAAGTTATTACTTGCCGATGAGCCGACTGGTAATCTGGATTCGGCAAATGGTGTTGAAGTGATGGAGTTACTAAGTGAACAGAATCGTCAGGGAACTACCATCATAATAGTTACTCATTCTCAGCGTGATGCAATGTATGCTCATCGGATAGTTCAGTTGCTCGATGGACAGATTGTGGCCGAAACCATAAATCGTCCTTTGTCAGTAAACTTTAAAAAAGAAGCTTTATGA
- a CDS encoding efflux RND transporter periplasmic adaptor subunit, with product MDTLIERKPWWKRKLISLITVFLLLISFILYFILRDTSSSMTVEKNRVTIASVQKAEFNDYIRIIGQVVPSRIVLMDAIEGGRVEERLRDEGAMVKKGDEILRLSNPLLNIGIMQSEADLSYQENELRNTRISMEQERLRLMQERIALNKEFNIKQRRYEQYKRLVKEQLIANEEFRLAKEDYDAARDQLAVIDERIRQDNIFRKSQISSLDENIRNMKSSLSLVRQRLENLKVKAPIDGQVGNIDVQIGQSIAAGEHIGQIITPDLKVQAFIDEHYVERVITRLPADFTRDGINYKLRVTKVYPEVKEGQFRVDLSFISERPENIRAGQTYHINLQLGDPVNAVLVPRGAFFEISGGRWMYVVDKNGTFAIRRPVKIGRQNPQYYEVTEGLAPGEKVIISGYELFGDCEKIVLN from the coding sequence ATGGATACCTTAATTGAAAGAAAACCCTGGTGGAAGCGAAAACTAATTTCTCTTATCACTGTTTTTTTATTACTTATCTCATTCATACTCTATTTTATTTTAAGAGATACAAGCTCTTCAATGACAGTAGAAAAAAATAGAGTAACAATAGCCTCCGTGCAAAAAGCCGAATTTAACGATTATATCCGTATTATCGGACAAGTGGTTCCTTCTCGTATCGTCTTAATGGATGCAATTGAAGGAGGGCGCGTGGAAGAACGTTTGCGCGATGAAGGGGCTATGGTGAAGAAAGGAGACGAGATTCTGCGTCTTAGCAACCCGTTGTTGAATATAGGTATTATGCAGAGTGAAGCAGATTTATCTTATCAGGAAAACGAGTTACGAAACACTCGAATTAGTATGGAACAGGAACGGTTGCGACTGATGCAGGAGCGTATCGCATTGAATAAGGAGTTTAATATAAAGCAGCGCCGTTACGAACAATACAAACGTTTGGTTAAGGAGCAACTTATAGCTAACGAAGAGTTTCGGCTGGCAAAGGAAGATTATGATGCTGCCCGGGATCAACTTGCCGTTATCGATGAACGCATTCGGCAAGATAATATTTTCAGAAAGAGTCAGATCAGCAGCTTAGATGAGAATATCCGAAACATGAAAAGTAGCCTTTCACTGGTGCGTCAGCGATTGGAGAATCTGAAGGTAAAAGCCCCTATTGACGGTCAAGTAGGAAATATTGATGTACAGATCGGTCAGTCGATTGCTGCAGGAGAACATATCGGTCAGATTATTACTCCCGATCTGAAGGTACAAGCATTTATTGACGAACATTATGTGGAAAGGGTTATCACTCGACTTCCGGCAGACTTTACACGTGATGGGATAAATTATAAATTACGAGTAACCAAGGTATATCCGGAGGTAAAAGAAGGCCAGTTTCGTGTAGACCTTAGTTTTATCTCTGAACGACCGGAGAATATTCGCGCCGGACAAACCTATCATATAAATCTTCAGTTGGGCGATCCGGTAAATGCGGTGCTTGTTCCGCGTGGTGCATTTTTCGAAATAAGCGGCGGAAGATGGATGTATGTTGTTGATAAAAATGGTACTTTTGCTATCCGGCGTCCGGTGAAGATCGGGCGACAAAATCCACAATATTATGAAGTGACGGAAGGTCTGGCTCCGGGTGAAAAAGTAATAATCTCTGGTTACGAATTATTTGGAGACTGTGAAAAAATAGTATTAAACTAA
- a CDS encoding TolC family protein, whose protein sequence is MKHIQLFVCLFLPVALYAQTPMKLNDCIRLAWRQYPGLKNGEIRIQEAHADYVSSIGDFLPRITLKGEVGKRYGRSINPATNGYVNKDFEEGTIGLDMTFSLFEGFSRINKVRFQKINKECSEWKLKEERNELAYQVTEAYYKLLLEEKLLDLSREQSRLSERYLKQTEAFVEIGLKSVSDLQEVKARRDGDAFRYSSRKNGYQMALLQLKQLMNFTPADTLIMQDEINEEELPVYSVPQVDTLYSQSAIVQPSLKIAGLSVRAARKRYAMEKGKFLPSVFFCFSAGSNYCNTTFSSRQLRDNIGKYIGIGISFPLLSGLERVTALRKQNLNIDRMQNEEDLQKQKLYANVEQTVLSLQAGNEEYQQALQQVRAESFVLRESERKWEEGLISVFQLMEARNRYISAKAELTRVRLQMEMTIKLEHYYRTGTFLQE, encoded by the coding sequence ATGAAGCATATTCAATTGTTTGTTTGTTTATTTTTACCTGTTGCCTTATATGCACAGACACCGATGAAACTAAACGATTGTATTCGTTTGGCTTGGAGGCAATATCCTGGCTTAAAGAACGGAGAGATTCGAATTCAGGAAGCACATGCCGATTATGTTTCATCAATAGGAGATTTCTTACCTCGGATAACTTTGAAAGGAGAGGTCGGAAAGCGATATGGGCGTTCTATAAATCCAGCTACTAATGGATACGTCAACAAGGATTTTGAAGAAGGTACAATTGGGTTGGATATGACTTTCTCTCTGTTTGAGGGCTTTTCACGAATAAATAAGGTTCGCTTTCAAAAGATAAATAAAGAATGCAGTGAATGGAAGTTGAAGGAAGAACGCAATGAATTGGCTTATCAAGTAACAGAGGCTTACTACAAACTTCTTCTAGAAGAAAAATTGCTAGATCTTTCTCGAGAACAAAGTCGGCTTAGTGAACGCTATCTTAAACAGACAGAAGCGTTTGTTGAGATTGGATTGAAGTCTGTTTCAGATTTACAGGAAGTAAAAGCTCGTCGTGATGGAGATGCTTTCAGGTATTCCTCTCGCAAGAACGGCTACCAGATGGCTTTGCTTCAATTAAAACAATTAATGAACTTTACTCCGGCAGATACACTTATCATGCAGGATGAAATAAACGAAGAAGAACTCCCAGTATACTCTGTTCCTCAGGTAGATACATTGTATTCTCAATCTGCTATTGTACAACCCTCTTTGAAAATAGCAGGTTTATCAGTAAGAGCAGCCCGAAAGAGGTATGCAATGGAGAAAGGAAAATTTCTCCCTTCTGTCTTTTTTTGCTTTTCTGCTGGTTCAAATTATTGTAATACAACTTTTTCATCACGACAATTACGTGATAATATTGGAAAGTATATCGGTATAGGTATTTCTTTTCCTCTGTTAAGCGGCTTGGAAAGAGTTACAGCTCTGAGAAAACAAAACCTGAATATTGATCGTATGCAAAATGAGGAGGATCTACAGAAACAGAAATTATATGCAAATGTGGAACAAACTGTTCTTTCACTGCAAGCAGGGAACGAGGAGTATCAGCAAGCCTTGCAACAGGTCAGGGCCGAATCTTTTGTCTTGAGAGAATCTGAACGAAAATGGGAAGAGGGACTTATTTCAGTATTTCAACTCATGGAAGCACGCAACCGTTACATCTCTGCAAAAGCTGAATTGACACGTGTTCGCCTGCAAATGGAAATGACTATTAAGCTGGAACATTATTATCGGACCGGAACTTTTTTACAAGAATAA
- a CDS encoding sigma-54-dependent transcriptional regulator — translation MATGNILIVDDNKSVLASLELLLENEFRNVKTATRPDQIKTILTANSIDVVILDMNFSAGINNGNEGLYWLKCILKDFPSLPVVMLTAYGDVELAVNALKNGATDFILKPWDNKILVEKIKEAYNSKIKDKGSKEEKKEKPEMLVGQSKVMMQLIKMIHKVARTDANILITGENGTGKDMLAREIHRLSTRNQRSMLSVDMGAISESLFESELFGHEKGAFTNAYDCRPGKFEAANKSTLFMDEIGNLSLPLQAKLLTVLQNRNVTRIGSNKVTPVDIRLISATNKNIPEMVQEGTFREDLFYRINTIHLEVPPLRDREDDILLFINLFIRRFSAKYQRNEMRMHDQTIEKLRTYHWPGNIRELEHTIEKAVILCEGSVIRPKDILIRQNWKPQPTAVVANLEEVEKQAIESSIRYNNGNLTAAAEQLGVSRQTLYNKLKRFKL, via the coding sequence ATGGCTACAGGAAACATTCTCATTGTGGATGATAATAAGAGCGTGCTGGCTTCTCTTGAATTGTTGCTTGAAAACGAATTCAGGAATGTAAAAACAGCTACAAGACCGGACCAAATCAAAACTATTCTCACTGCAAACAGCATTGATGTGGTAATATTGGACATGAACTTCTCTGCAGGTATAAACAATGGCAACGAAGGATTGTATTGGTTAAAGTGCATCCTAAAGGATTTCCCGTCGCTTCCAGTGGTAATGCTTACCGCATATGGCGATGTAGAACTTGCTGTTAATGCGCTTAAAAACGGAGCCACAGATTTTATATTGAAACCATGGGACAATAAAATCCTAGTAGAAAAGATTAAAGAGGCATACAACAGCAAAATAAAAGACAAAGGAAGCAAGGAAGAAAAAAAAGAAAAGCCGGAGATGCTTGTCGGGCAATCAAAGGTGATGATGCAGCTCATCAAGATGATTCACAAAGTAGCTCGCACCGATGCCAACATCTTGATAACAGGAGAAAACGGAACAGGAAAAGATATGCTGGCAAGAGAGATTCATCGGTTATCAACACGCAATCAACGGTCTATGTTAAGCGTTGATATGGGAGCAATCAGCGAATCTCTCTTTGAAAGCGAACTCTTCGGACATGAAAAGGGAGCTTTTACCAATGCTTACGATTGTAGGCCGGGAAAATTTGAAGCAGCCAACAAAAGTACATTGTTTATGGATGAAATAGGAAATCTCTCCTTGCCTCTCCAAGCTAAACTGCTTACAGTTCTACAAAACCGGAATGTTACTCGCATAGGAAGTAATAAAGTGACTCCCGTGGATATCCGGCTGATTTCCGCAACCAACAAAAATATTCCTGAAATGGTACAAGAAGGCACGTTTCGGGAAGATTTATTCTATCGCATCAATACAATTCATCTCGAAGTACCTCCTTTACGCGATCGGGAAGATGATATTCTGTTGTTTATTAACCTTTTTATCCGAAGGTTTTCTGCAAAATACCAGCGAAATGAAATGCGGATGCACGATCAGACAATAGAAAAACTACGTACATACCATTGGCCTGGTAATATCAGGGAACTGGAACATACAATTGAGAAAGCAGTTATCTTATGTGAAGGCAGTGTAATTCGCCCTAAAGACATACTTATCAGACAAAATTGGAAACCACAACCCACAGCAGTTGTCGCTAATCTGGAAGAAGTAGAAAAGCAGGCTATCGAAAGTTCCATCCGATACAACAACGGGAATCTGACAGCTGCCGCGGAACAATTGGGAGTTAGTCGACAGACATTATACAATAAACTAAAACGGTTTAAACTTTGA
- a CDS encoding sensor histidine kinase, which translates to MILNQRIYFTILFYIALILLTAGSGLWMILSHTGIIIGSVFIFCSLFQIKLLTQKLNTFNRKIQFFLDSVQDKENMLYFSEKHVDKDQEMLHRSLNRINDLLAKAKSDIQKQEYFYRSLLEEVPNGILAWDSSGKILVANSTALSLLECDQLTYYYQLEQLLQKNESRQKLTISKSSMTMKGEKITLLSIKDISDELSDKENESWNKLTHVLTHEIMNTITPIVSLSQTLLNYQNIGEKATRGLRIIQSQSERLMEFTESFRHLSYLPHPNRKTFSLSTLLCNLKELMQTDFKANNINFSLSCTPASINIEGDENQLSQVILNLLKNAMQALDGMQNGAIHIRVQQTNRITINVIDNGPGILPELQEKVFIPFFSTKAEGMGIGLSLCRQIIRLHKGHLLIEECSSGKTVFTIDLPTTLTQ; encoded by the coding sequence ATGATATTAAACCAACGGATATATTTCACCATACTGTTCTACATTGCATTGATCCTCCTTACGGCAGGAAGCGGTCTTTGGATGATACTATCGCATACAGGCATCATAATCGGAAGTGTGTTCATATTCTGCTCTCTATTTCAGATTAAATTGCTGACTCAAAAATTAAACACATTCAACAGAAAAATACAGTTTTTCCTCGATTCAGTGCAAGATAAAGAAAACATGCTCTATTTTTCGGAGAAGCATGTGGACAAGGATCAGGAAATGCTGCATCGCTCATTGAACAGAATCAACGATTTACTTGCCAAAGCAAAGAGTGATATACAGAAACAGGAATATTTCTATCGTTCTTTACTGGAGGAAGTTCCAAACGGGATACTTGCATGGGACTCTTCGGGAAAAATTCTAGTTGCCAATTCTACCGCACTATCTCTGCTTGAATGCGATCAATTGACATATTACTACCAGCTAGAGCAATTGTTACAAAAGAATGAAAGCAGGCAAAAGCTCACTATATCTAAAAGCAGCATGACTATGAAGGGAGAAAAAATTACGCTCCTTTCCATCAAAGACATTAGTGATGAACTAAGCGATAAAGAGAATGAAAGCTGGAACAAACTCACTCATGTACTAACTCACGAAATAATGAACACAATAACCCCCATAGTCTCCTTATCACAAACATTGCTGAATTATCAAAACATTGGGGAAAAAGCAACCCGAGGGCTTCGCATAATACAATCTCAAAGTGAGCGGCTGATGGAATTTACTGAATCCTTCAGACACCTTTCTTATCTGCCACATCCGAACAGGAAAACATTTTCACTCTCGACCTTACTCTGTAATTTAAAAGAACTTATGCAAACGGACTTCAAGGCAAACAATATTAATTTTTCACTCAGTTGCACTCCAGCCTCTATTAATATTGAAGGCGATGAAAACCAACTATCTCAGGTTATTCTCAACTTACTTAAAAACGCCATGCAAGCACTTGACGGGATGCAGAATGGAGCAATCCATATAAGAGTGCAACAAACTAACCGCATAACGATTAACGTTATTGATAATGGCCCGGGCATCTTACCTGAATTACAAGAAAAAGTATTTATCCCTTTTTTCTCAACAAAGGCGGAAGGAATGGGCATAGGTTTAAGTTTATGCAGACAGATTATTCGCCTTCATAAGGGACATCTTTTGATCGAAGAATGCAGTTCTGGAAAGACTGTGTTCACTATTGATCTGCCAACAACTCTCACACAATAA
- a CDS encoding family 10 glycosylhydrolase: MINRRKFIKAGIIAGLSATIMPDVLKAAEPWKKKKQHGLKHWIWINPKAGEDEAMLTERYKRYYDAGIRGILFENDVEAHFRIAKSQGLETHRWLWTMNRGDKNLMQEHPEWYAVNRKGESCIEKPPYVNYYRWLCPSKEEVQRYILNNIQSILENKYVDGIHLDYIRYCDIVLPVNLWENYHIEQTRELPEYDYCYCDTCRSKFKEQFGMNLIDIQYPEASLSWRQFRYNSITQIVNSIAKIANEHGKKITAAVFPTPEVARRNVRQDWINWNLTGIFPMIYHRFYKENIPWIGDAVKEGVRGIDDRFPLYAGLHLPDFKDDTELREGIKYALNNGAQGVSFYGDVTDNVLGVLKEFLKYKKI; encoded by the coding sequence ATGATTAACAGGAGAAAATTCATCAAGGCTGGCATAATTGCCGGTTTATCTGCGACTATAATGCCCGATGTCCTGAAAGCTGCTGAGCCCTGGAAAAAAAAGAAACAACACGGTTTGAAGCATTGGATTTGGATAAATCCTAAAGCAGGAGAAGATGAAGCGATGCTTACTGAGCGGTATAAAAGATATTATGATGCAGGAATCCGAGGAATACTGTTTGAAAATGATGTTGAAGCTCATTTTCGCATTGCAAAATCTCAAGGATTGGAAACTCATCGTTGGTTATGGACCATGAACCGGGGAGATAAGAATCTGATGCAAGAGCATCCTGAATGGTATGCTGTAAACCGGAAAGGGGAGTCGTGTATTGAAAAACCTCCATATGTAAATTACTATCGATGGCTTTGTCCTTCAAAGGAAGAGGTACAACGATACATCCTGAATAATATACAGAGTATTCTTGAAAACAAGTATGTAGATGGTATACATCTGGATTATATACGATATTGTGACATCGTTCTACCTGTTAATTTATGGGAAAACTATCATATAGAACAAACCAGAGAATTGCCTGAATACGATTATTGCTATTGTGACACATGCCGTTCGAAGTTCAAAGAACAATTTGGGATGAACCTCATTGATATTCAGTATCCCGAAGCTAGTCTTTCCTGGCGTCAGTTCAGATACAACTCAATCACTCAGATTGTGAATAGTATTGCTAAGATAGCAAATGAACATGGAAAGAAAATAACGGCAGCTGTATTCCCAACTCCCGAGGTGGCAAGAAGAAATGTGAGGCAGGATTGGATTAACTGGAACTTGACAGGTATTTTCCCGATGATTTACCATCGTTTTTACAAAGAGAATATCCCTTGGATAGGAGATGCGGTGAAAGAGGGAGTAAGGGGTATTGATGATCGTTTTCCCTTATATGCAGGATTGCATCTTCCAGATTTTAAAGACGATACCGAACTTAGAGAAGGAATAAAATATGCTTTGAATAATGGGGCTCAAGGGGTATCTTTTTATGGGGATGTTACGGATAATGTGTTGGGTGTATTAAAGGAATTTTTGAAATATAAAAAGATTTAA